A genomic stretch from Caloenas nicobarica isolate bCalNic1 chromosome 3, bCalNic1.hap1, whole genome shotgun sequence includes:
- the TP53BP2 gene encoding apoptosis-stimulating of p53 protein 2 isoform X2: protein MRFGSKMMPMFLTVYLSNNEQHFTEVPVTPETTCRDVVELCKEPGETECHLAEVWCGSERPIADNERMLDILQRFGMQRSEVRFFLRHERSPCREAGTGQRSQDPALKRNGVKVPGDRRIENGVTAPRMDMTLAELQEMASRQQQQIEAQQQMLANKEQRLKFLKQQDQRQQQQAAEQEKLKRLKEIAENQEAKLKKVRALKGHVEQKRLSNGKLVEEIEQMNSLFQQKQRELVLAVSKVEELTRQLEMLKNGRIDGYHDNQSAVAELDRLYKELQLRNKLNQEQNAKLQQQRECLNKRNSEVAVMDKRVNELRERLWKKKAALQQKENLPVSSDGNLSQPVASAPSRVAAVGPYIQSSTMPRIASRPELLVKPAFSDGTQALQVPDGPLKTQTLPNMRGGSSSQAKVPAGSVVPSAKPSPSAADWSSSNADNHIGQGSALTSGKGIVTSEGQAEGENLLRDKEKKVRPFSMFDSVDQSAGLGTLRKNQSSEDLLREAQAANKNVTKVPPPVPTKPKQINLPYFGQASHLQPSDTKLDGNLQKLPLAIVTMGNKQKPVAQQPSHPPQQIQQRISVPPAGPSSGQDQILPSSKQESPPAAAVRPFTPQPSKEASLPPFRKPQTVAASSIYSMYTQQQTPGKNFQQAVQSALTRAQTRAPHFPSVYGKPVMAGAGVQNQLPQTENVYSNLQGKPGSPEPEVETTASAHENHETERIPRPLSPTKLLPFLSNPYRNQSDADLEALRKKLSNAPRPLKKRSSITEPEGPNGPNIQKLLYQRTTLAAMETISAPSHPSKQTASAASPESPVEIPNPYLSAESEKETAASMPEPAIAEEPENTPADQSEAVLPSVALDTVPEGVSDGDELTQLKMEEPSLEASLPLEVYMEEYPPYPPPPYPSGEPESLGEDSFNMRPPEVTGQFSLPPGKRTNLRKTGSERIGHGMRVKFNPLALLLDSSLEGEFDLVQRIIYEVEDPSMPNDEGITALHNAVCAGHTEIVKFLVQFGVNVNAADSDGWTPLHCAASCNNVQVCKFLVESGAAVFAMTYSDMQTAADKCEEMEEGYTQCSQFLYGVQEKMGIMNKGVIYGLWDYEAQNDDELSMKEGDCMTILRREDEDEIEWWWARLNDKEGYVPRNLLGLYPRIKPRQRSLA from the exons ATGTTTCTGACAGTGTACCTGAGTAACAATGAGCAGCACTTCACGGAGGTGCCAGTGACCCCCGAAACAACCTGCAGAGATGTGGTGGAGCTGTGCAAGGAGCCTGGCGAGACAGAGTGCCACCTGGCCGAAGTGTGGTGTGGCTCAG aaCGTCCCATAGCCGATAATGAACGGATGCTGGATATTTTGCAGCGCTTTGGGATGCAGAGAAGTGAGGTTCGTTTCTTTCTTCGGCATGAACGCTCTCCCTGCCGGGAAGCAG GGACTGGACAGAGGTCTCAAGATCCAGCCTTAAAAAGAAATGGTGTGAAAGTGCCTGGTGATCGAAGAATAGAGAACGGA GTCACTGCTCCGAGGATGGATATGACACTGGCTGAACTTCAGGAGATGGCATCACGCCAGCAGCAACAAATTGAGGCTCAACAGCAAATGCTGGCTAATAAG GAGCAGCGTCTGAAATTCCTGAAACAGCAAGACCAGCGACAGCAACAGCAAGCTGCTGAACAGGAAAAACTTAAGCGATTAAAAGAAATTGCTGAGAATCAGGAAGCCAAACTCAAGAAAGTGagagcactgaaaggccacgTGGAGCAAAAAAGACTCAGTAATGGGAAATTAG TGGAGGAGATTGAACAGATgaacagcctgttccagcagaAGCAGCGCGAGCTGGTGCTGGCGGTGTCAAAGGTAGAGGAGCTCACCAGGCAACTGGAGATGCTGAAGAACGGCCGGATTGACGGTTACCACGACAACCAGTCGGCCGTAGCTGAGCTCGACCGCCTGTACAAGGAGCTGCAG TTGAGGAACAAACTGAACCAGGAGCAGAATGCCAAGCTGCAGCAACAGAGGGAGTGTTTGAACAAGCGCAACTCGGAGGTGGCAGTCATGGACAAGCGTGTTAATGAGCTGCGAGAACGcctgtggaagaaaaaggcagcTCTGCAACAGAAAGAGAACCTACCA GTTTCTTCGGATGGGAATTTATCCCAGCCAGTGGCTTCTGCTCCAAGTCGAGTGGCAGCAGTAGGTCCTTATATCCAGTCCTCTACTATGCCACGTATTGCTTCCAGACCTGAACTTTTGGTGAAACCAGCATTTTCAGATGGGACACAAGCTTTGCAGGTACCTGATGGTCCACTAAAAACACAAACTCTGCCCAACATGAGAGGTGGGAGCAGTTCACAAGCTAAGGTTCCTGCAG GTTCCGTGGTTCCCAGTGCAAAACCTTCCCCATCTGCCGCTGACTGGAGTAGTTCAAATGCTGACAATCATATTGGTCAGGGATCAGCCTTGACTTCAGGAAAAGGAATTGTGACTAGTGAAGGACAAG ctgaaggagaaaatcTTTTGCGagacaaagagaagaaagtgcGTCCATTCTCAATGTTTGATTCTGTGGACCAGTCTGCTGGGCTCGGCACACTGAGAAAGAACCAGAGCAGCGAAGATCTCCTGCGAGAAGCACAG GCAGccaataaaaatgtaacaaaggTACCACCACCTGTCCCCACTAAACCAAAACAGATAAACTTGCCTTACTTTGGTCAAGCTAGTCATCTGCAACCTTCTGATACTAAGCTGGATGGAAACCTGCAAAAGCTGCCTTTGGCTATTGTAACTATggggaacaaacaaaaaccagtggCACAGCAGCCTTCCCATCCTCCTCAGCAGATACAGCAAAGAATTTCTGTACCTCCTGCAGGTCCTTCCTCTGGCCAGGATCAAATTCTTCCCTCCTCCAAACAGGAGAgtcccccagcagctgccgtGAGACCTTTTACCCCTCAGCCGTCCAAAGAGGCCTCGCTCCCACCATTTCGAAAGCCTCAAACTGTGGCTGCAAGTTCAATTTACAGCATGTACACGCAACAGCAGACTCCTGGGAAGAACTTCCAGCAGGCAGTGCAGAGTGCTTTGACAAGGGCACAGACCAGAGCACCGCACTTCCCAAGCG TGTATGGCAAGCCTGTGATGGCAGGAGCCGGTGTACAGAATCAGCTGCCACAGACGGAGAACGTCTACTCAAACCTTCAAGGCAAGCCAGGCAGTCCGGAGCCTGAGGTGGAAACAACAGCCTCTGCTCATGAGAATCACGAAACAGAGCGAATACCCCGTCCTCTTAGCCCGACCAAATTGCTGCCATTCTTGTCCAACCCATACCGCAACCAGAGCGATGCTGATCTGGAAGCACTACGGAAAAAGCTGTCCAATGCGCCCAGACCACTGAAGAAACGTAGCTCCATTACTGAGCCAGAAGGACCTAATGGCCCTAATATTCAGAAGCTGTTGTATCAGAGGACCACTCTGGCTGCAATGGAGACTATCTCAGCTCCATCACATCCCTCCAAACAGACGGCATCAGCTGCCAGTCCTGAAAGCCCAGTGGAGATCCCAAATCCTTATCTAAGTGCAGAATcggaaaaagaaacagctgcttCTATGCCAGAACCGGCCATCGCTGAGGAACCAGAGAACACACCAGCAGATCAGAGCGAAGCTGTTCTTCCCTCTGTAGCTTTGGACACGGTACCTGAGGGAGTATCAGATGGTGATGAACTCACACAGCTGAAAATGGAAGAACCAAGCCTAGAAGCTTCACTGCCACTGGAGGTATACATGGAAGAATATCCTCCATACCCACCACCTCCCTATCCATCAGGGGAACCAGAGAGTTTGGGAGAGGACTCATTCAATATGAGGCCTCCCGAAGTTACTGGACAGTTTTCCTTGCCTCCT GGGAAGAGGACGAACTTGCGTAAAACTGGCTCTGAGAGAATTGGGCATGGAATGAGAGTGAAATTCAATCCCCTCGCGTTGCTTCTGGATTCATCTTTGGAAGGGGAGTTTGACCTCGTGCAGAGAATAATTTATGAG GTTGAAGACCCTAGCATGCCCAACGATGAAGGGATTACTGCGCTGCACAACGCTGTGTGTGCTGGGCACACGGAAATCGTGAAGTTCCTGGTGCAATTTGGCGTGAATGTGAATGCTGCAGATAGTGATGGATG GACCCCGTTACACTGTGCAGCATCGTGCAATAACGTGCAGGTGTGCAAGTTCCTGGTGGAGTCAGGTGCAGCTGTGTTTGCCATGACCTACAGTGACATGCAGACGGCTGCAGACAAGTGTGAGGAAATGGAGGAAGGCTAcacccagtgctcccagttcttATACG GAGTCCAGGAGAAAATGGGGATAATGAACAAAGGAGTGATTTATGGACTCTGGGATTATGAGGCTCAGAATGACGATGAGCTCTCGATGAAAGAGGGAGACTGCATGACAATCCTGCGCCGGGAAGATGAAGATGAAATTGAGTGGTGGTGGGCACGGCTGAATGACAAGGAAGGCTACGTTCCCCGCAATCTCCTAGGG
- the TP53BP2 gene encoding apoptosis-stimulating of p53 protein 2 isoform X1 produces the protein MRFGSKMMPMFLTVYLSNNEQHFTEVPVTPETTCRDVVELCKEPGETECHLAEVWCGSERPIADNERMLDILQRFGMQRSEVRFFLRHERSPCREAGTGQRSQDPALKRNGVKVPGDRRIENGVTAPRMDMTLAELQEMASRQQQQIEAQQQMLANKEQRLKFLKQQDQRQQQQAAEQEKLKRLKEIAENQEAKLKKVRALKGHVEQKRLSNGKLVEEIEQMNSLFQQKQRELVLAVSKVEELTRQLEMLKNGRIDGYHDNQSAVAELDRLYKELQLRNKLNQEQNAKLQQQRECLNKRNSEVAVMDKRVNELRERLWKKKAALQQKENLPVSSDGNLSQPVASAPSRVAAVGPYIQSSTMPRIASRPELLVKPAFSDGTQALQVPDGPLKTQTLPNMRGGSSSQAKVPAGSVVPSAKPSPSAADWSSSNADNHIGQGSALTSGKGIVTSEGQAAEGENLLRDKEKKVRPFSMFDSVDQSAGLGTLRKNQSSEDLLREAQAANKNVTKVPPPVPTKPKQINLPYFGQASHLQPSDTKLDGNLQKLPLAIVTMGNKQKPVAQQPSHPPQQIQQRISVPPAGPSSGQDQILPSSKQESPPAAAVRPFTPQPSKEASLPPFRKPQTVAASSIYSMYTQQQTPGKNFQQAVQSALTRAQTRAPHFPSVYGKPVMAGAGVQNQLPQTENVYSNLQGKPGSPEPEVETTASAHENHETERIPRPLSPTKLLPFLSNPYRNQSDADLEALRKKLSNAPRPLKKRSSITEPEGPNGPNIQKLLYQRTTLAAMETISAPSHPSKQTASAASPESPVEIPNPYLSAESEKETAASMPEPAIAEEPENTPADQSEAVLPSVALDTVPEGVSDGDELTQLKMEEPSLEASLPLEVYMEEYPPYPPPPYPSGEPESLGEDSFNMRPPEVTGQFSLPPGKRTNLRKTGSERIGHGMRVKFNPLALLLDSSLEGEFDLVQRIIYEVEDPSMPNDEGITALHNAVCAGHTEIVKFLVQFGVNVNAADSDGWTPLHCAASCNNVQVCKFLVESGAAVFAMTYSDMQTAADKCEEMEEGYTQCSQFLYGVQEKMGIMNKGVIYGLWDYEAQNDDELSMKEGDCMTILRREDEDEIEWWWARLNDKEGYVPRNLLGLYPRIKPRQRSLA, from the exons ATGTTTCTGACAGTGTACCTGAGTAACAATGAGCAGCACTTCACGGAGGTGCCAGTGACCCCCGAAACAACCTGCAGAGATGTGGTGGAGCTGTGCAAGGAGCCTGGCGAGACAGAGTGCCACCTGGCCGAAGTGTGGTGTGGCTCAG aaCGTCCCATAGCCGATAATGAACGGATGCTGGATATTTTGCAGCGCTTTGGGATGCAGAGAAGTGAGGTTCGTTTCTTTCTTCGGCATGAACGCTCTCCCTGCCGGGAAGCAG GGACTGGACAGAGGTCTCAAGATCCAGCCTTAAAAAGAAATGGTGTGAAAGTGCCTGGTGATCGAAGAATAGAGAACGGA GTCACTGCTCCGAGGATGGATATGACACTGGCTGAACTTCAGGAGATGGCATCACGCCAGCAGCAACAAATTGAGGCTCAACAGCAAATGCTGGCTAATAAG GAGCAGCGTCTGAAATTCCTGAAACAGCAAGACCAGCGACAGCAACAGCAAGCTGCTGAACAGGAAAAACTTAAGCGATTAAAAGAAATTGCTGAGAATCAGGAAGCCAAACTCAAGAAAGTGagagcactgaaaggccacgTGGAGCAAAAAAGACTCAGTAATGGGAAATTAG TGGAGGAGATTGAACAGATgaacagcctgttccagcagaAGCAGCGCGAGCTGGTGCTGGCGGTGTCAAAGGTAGAGGAGCTCACCAGGCAACTGGAGATGCTGAAGAACGGCCGGATTGACGGTTACCACGACAACCAGTCGGCCGTAGCTGAGCTCGACCGCCTGTACAAGGAGCTGCAG TTGAGGAACAAACTGAACCAGGAGCAGAATGCCAAGCTGCAGCAACAGAGGGAGTGTTTGAACAAGCGCAACTCGGAGGTGGCAGTCATGGACAAGCGTGTTAATGAGCTGCGAGAACGcctgtggaagaaaaaggcagcTCTGCAACAGAAAGAGAACCTACCA GTTTCTTCGGATGGGAATTTATCCCAGCCAGTGGCTTCTGCTCCAAGTCGAGTGGCAGCAGTAGGTCCTTATATCCAGTCCTCTACTATGCCACGTATTGCTTCCAGACCTGAACTTTTGGTGAAACCAGCATTTTCAGATGGGACACAAGCTTTGCAGGTACCTGATGGTCCACTAAAAACACAAACTCTGCCCAACATGAGAGGTGGGAGCAGTTCACAAGCTAAGGTTCCTGCAG GTTCCGTGGTTCCCAGTGCAAAACCTTCCCCATCTGCCGCTGACTGGAGTAGTTCAAATGCTGACAATCATATTGGTCAGGGATCAGCCTTGACTTCAGGAAAAGGAATTGTGACTAGTGAAGGACAAG cagctgaaggagaaaatcTTTTGCGagacaaagagaagaaagtgcGTCCATTCTCAATGTTTGATTCTGTGGACCAGTCTGCTGGGCTCGGCACACTGAGAAAGAACCAGAGCAGCGAAGATCTCCTGCGAGAAGCACAG GCAGccaataaaaatgtaacaaaggTACCACCACCTGTCCCCACTAAACCAAAACAGATAAACTTGCCTTACTTTGGTCAAGCTAGTCATCTGCAACCTTCTGATACTAAGCTGGATGGAAACCTGCAAAAGCTGCCTTTGGCTATTGTAACTATggggaacaaacaaaaaccagtggCACAGCAGCCTTCCCATCCTCCTCAGCAGATACAGCAAAGAATTTCTGTACCTCCTGCAGGTCCTTCCTCTGGCCAGGATCAAATTCTTCCCTCCTCCAAACAGGAGAgtcccccagcagctgccgtGAGACCTTTTACCCCTCAGCCGTCCAAAGAGGCCTCGCTCCCACCATTTCGAAAGCCTCAAACTGTGGCTGCAAGTTCAATTTACAGCATGTACACGCAACAGCAGACTCCTGGGAAGAACTTCCAGCAGGCAGTGCAGAGTGCTTTGACAAGGGCACAGACCAGAGCACCGCACTTCCCAAGCG TGTATGGCAAGCCTGTGATGGCAGGAGCCGGTGTACAGAATCAGCTGCCACAGACGGAGAACGTCTACTCAAACCTTCAAGGCAAGCCAGGCAGTCCGGAGCCTGAGGTGGAAACAACAGCCTCTGCTCATGAGAATCACGAAACAGAGCGAATACCCCGTCCTCTTAGCCCGACCAAATTGCTGCCATTCTTGTCCAACCCATACCGCAACCAGAGCGATGCTGATCTGGAAGCACTACGGAAAAAGCTGTCCAATGCGCCCAGACCACTGAAGAAACGTAGCTCCATTACTGAGCCAGAAGGACCTAATGGCCCTAATATTCAGAAGCTGTTGTATCAGAGGACCACTCTGGCTGCAATGGAGACTATCTCAGCTCCATCACATCCCTCCAAACAGACGGCATCAGCTGCCAGTCCTGAAAGCCCAGTGGAGATCCCAAATCCTTATCTAAGTGCAGAATcggaaaaagaaacagctgcttCTATGCCAGAACCGGCCATCGCTGAGGAACCAGAGAACACACCAGCAGATCAGAGCGAAGCTGTTCTTCCCTCTGTAGCTTTGGACACGGTACCTGAGGGAGTATCAGATGGTGATGAACTCACACAGCTGAAAATGGAAGAACCAAGCCTAGAAGCTTCACTGCCACTGGAGGTATACATGGAAGAATATCCTCCATACCCACCACCTCCCTATCCATCAGGGGAACCAGAGAGTTTGGGAGAGGACTCATTCAATATGAGGCCTCCCGAAGTTACTGGACAGTTTTCCTTGCCTCCT GGGAAGAGGACGAACTTGCGTAAAACTGGCTCTGAGAGAATTGGGCATGGAATGAGAGTGAAATTCAATCCCCTCGCGTTGCTTCTGGATTCATCTTTGGAAGGGGAGTTTGACCTCGTGCAGAGAATAATTTATGAG GTTGAAGACCCTAGCATGCCCAACGATGAAGGGATTACTGCGCTGCACAACGCTGTGTGTGCTGGGCACACGGAAATCGTGAAGTTCCTGGTGCAATTTGGCGTGAATGTGAATGCTGCAGATAGTGATGGATG GACCCCGTTACACTGTGCAGCATCGTGCAATAACGTGCAGGTGTGCAAGTTCCTGGTGGAGTCAGGTGCAGCTGTGTTTGCCATGACCTACAGTGACATGCAGACGGCTGCAGACAAGTGTGAGGAAATGGAGGAAGGCTAcacccagtgctcccagttcttATACG GAGTCCAGGAGAAAATGGGGATAATGAACAAAGGAGTGATTTATGGACTCTGGGATTATGAGGCTCAGAATGACGATGAGCTCTCGATGAAAGAGGGAGACTGCATGACAATCCTGCGCCGGGAAGATGAAGATGAAATTGAGTGGTGGTGGGCACGGCTGAATGACAAGGAAGGCTACGTTCCCCGCAATCTCCTAGGG